CCCCCTACCATCTGACTTTTCAGATCCTCAAGGTCGTTCTGTGGTAGAATCAGCGACTCCGGCTCCTTTCACAGAGCCTTCCCCACCATCCTCGGTCAACTCAGAAACTGACATTGAGAGCACGGCTCTGTGACGTGGTCAAGGAACCTGCACTATGGACTTCCCACTCTGCAACCCGATCCAGGTGCCCTGTGTCAAGACTCAGCAGTGAAAAGCTTTGTACtcctttcatatatatatatatataaatatatgaatattttcCCTCACGAGGGAAGGACTTTGAGGTTTGAATGACCTGGTGTGTCTTGCCATTATAATATGGACGTGGCCTTAGGCTTGGGATGCAGTTCCTGGACTTGTAGGGAATATATCAAGCTGCTGTTTCCTCTCTCCTTTGTACCAAGCCCTCTGCATTTGGTGGGGCAGAGGTAGAACACTCTGAAGACATTCCATTGCAGTCCCTTTTATTGCCCCCTCTGTATCACGTGGCTGCCAGCTAAACCAGCAGCCGTCAGTGACCCATATTGCTTTGATGCATCCTTTTGAAGTGTACAAACACATCTAACAGCCCATATTTTAGGATTATGGATAAATAAAGATGCATTTTTTGGCACTTTACCTGAACCATAGGAATGAGTGAGTGGGTGATACTGCTGCATTGAGGGTATAATCTGTGTATATAGAAACCTCTAGCAGaggctaaatatatatttatatacacacaatgcTGTTTGGAAACTGCAGGATTTCAGTTACTCTGTGTTTGTACAGCTATACTATTGCATTTGTGCATCTGTGTGTATATTGCATTTGCCATATGCATATACAGCACCAGGTATACCCACAAGCAAAGTGGACTAAGGCTAAATGTGTTTCACTGGTGCATTCTTGTGTCCCATGGCTTGGATCAGTGTGTGGCTGTAATGCTTCGCAAAGCTTCATTTGTAGGGCCAAACAGTAACTATATAAAGTACTACTGTCCCATCCTCAACAACTAAAGGGCTGCCAGTTGGGCAGTATTTCTAATGACATTCTCTAGCCCCTGCTCTTTACATATACCTGTCCTCTCACTCTTTctagtcaccatcttaccctactgtctctacccTTTCCTACTGTACCTCTCCCCTGACCCTTCctagtcaccatcttaccctactgtctccatcctttccTACTGTACCTCTCCCCTGACTCTTCctagtcaccatcttaccctactgtctccatcctttccTACTGTACCTCTCCCCTGACCCTTCctagtcaccatcttaccctactgtctccatcctttccTACTGTACCTCTCCCCTGACCCTTCctagtcaccatcttaccctactggctCCATCCTTTCCTACTGTACCTCTCCCCTGACCCTTCctagtcaccatcttaccctactggctCCATCCTTTCCTACTATACCTCCCCCCTGACCCTTCctagtcaccatcttaccctactggctCCATCCTTTCCTACTGTACCTCTCCCCTGACCCTTCctagtcaccatcttaccctactgtctccgtccTTTCCTACTATACCTCTCCCCTGACCCTTCctagtcaccatcttaccctactgtctccacccttTCCTACTGTACCTCTCCCCTGACTCTTCctagtcaccatcttaccctactgtctccatcctttccAACTATATGTAGCCCATATAAGCACCTGATCAGTAAATATCCCATTTTACTAGGTAGCTTTGGGTGCCAACTCTGCCCCCCAGCCCTGGCTATAGGCACAGCGATACAGCACAAGGATATGTACAGCCTGAGCAGGGAGAGACACTGTCTCACTCTCTGGAGAAGGCTGGAAATGCACAATGGGTTTCTAATTCACCTGCTCTTCACTTTTAGTGACATCATACTGTATTAATATAGTAACTATTTGACCTACAGTGCCTCATGGAAGCTtaatgctgattggttactgccctGATGCAAATTGCCcctgtgttaataaatgaccaaCACTATGTCTGCTCTGGTTAATGATTGGATGCATTTCCCCAGCAAGCAGTAAGAATATCCCATCAGAACAAAAATGTCTTCTGTGCTACAGATTCCATTTACAGCTTATATCTGTGGAGTAGTTTTATTACACCTGCTATACTCCCACTGCTGTttaactacatttcccatcatcctGACCTAGCCACTGGCTAATGGGAGATACAAGACCAAGGTCTCACAAAAGCAGTTTCCCCCCAGTTTGTCTGTAAGTTTATACAAGTGAAGTGCTGACTGTTCTGTAAGATTTTCTTTCCCTGACCGGGCCGCGGGTGCAAGGCAGATGGATCTGCTGTGGATAAAGCTCAGCAACGGgacttaaattatatatttttgccaCACATAAGAAAATAAGGTTGATGTATATTTCCTCTTCCcacggaaataaaaaaaaaagttatgaggTTTGTTTTGTTGTGTATTTGTAGAAACCTGGGTCTCCAGCATTTTACCATCCCTTTACAAAACAAACCCCCTAAACACACCAGAAAatcctatatatattataggcagCAGTAAATGTAAGCAACTGCAACAACAATTGTGCAcaattaatgttttttaatttaCAGTGCAGAGAAATTCATCAGCCATCGCATGGCAGGGGCATGTAATTAATAGTACAATATGGCCAACTTGGGGATTATAGCTTCTCTTGCTGCTACAGATGAGTATGTTGGGCCATTGGCCACACTTGAtctagaaagagagagagggaattatttattataacataaaGCACGTGCTTAAGTGGGGGTACCCTTTTGTTAACCTATGGCCAGATCTCTAATTGGTCAGTTTGGTGTCCCTTTAAGAGGCCAGCACTTGGGCGGGCTTATGGCCAGAGCCAGAAAATTCACTTTTCCCAGTATAACAGGAGGCAGTGGGATTGGTGGCTGTTTCCATAGTACTTGAAGGCAAATGTGGTTTGCAGCTGCTGAGCAACAATGGCCGCCTCCCAGTGAAGAGCTGTGCCAGCAGGGCACCAGAGCACTAGAGGAAACACATGGCTTCCTCTGCTACAATCTGCCTTCCATACTACTTTGTACGATTGTTTGAGCCAGTGGGAGAGAAATGGACTCCACCTGTCTGCTTGTTACCCCCTGGGGCCACTTAGTTTATCCATTGGGTTTATTATAGAACAGAGCCTTCTTTGCTGAAAGTAGGCATTGGTGCATGATCCTGCTGATCCATTTACAGCACCTATGTGTCTCAGAGATGTCTATATTGGAGGTTCTTGAAGTGCACGGAAGCCCCTGCCCTCACCCAAATAAGGGGCTTATTCTAAACAGCAGTTAATAGTGGCCAGGTGCCCAGTGAAGGAGCCCATATATGGGACCTGCCATCGGGCCTGCCTTACCGGCATCTTGGCAAAAAGTGGCCCTCCAGCTAAGCGATTAGATCAGCCTGACACTGCCCAGCTCAGTTCAGGGGATATCGGGgtaagatctacttgtttggagACTTCaccaatgtgtatggccagctttaaggtccccatacactggccgattatagctgccgatatcggtcccttggaccgattcggcagcttatcggcctgtgtaggggcagaaccgaggggcctggccgaccgatatctggcctgaaattggccagatatcgatcggccaggttagaaaatccagtcggatcggtgaccgcatcggcttgttgatgcggcccccgaaccaactgccccattgccgcgtgcagaattcgatcgtttggccaaacgatagaattcgcctacatgcctccccgatatccccacccgtaggtggggatatcgggtgatccgctcgcttggcgacatcgcagCAGCTTAtttgtccatgtatggggcctcccCGATCGATATGTGGGCAAAAATCAGACAGGTGTTGAtagtgcaggtttgattttcctttcGGATCGTAGACCGCAACAACTCTCTGATGCAGTCCACGCCCAAATGATGCCTATGCCCACCATAGTAATTCAGTTGTTCAAATGATTGTATTAGCAAAATATCGCTCACTTTAGGTGGGTAAATCAAGAaatgatctgctcgtttggtgaccttgcctaAGGAGCGAATTTCAGCTTGTATGGCCACTGTTACAGAGCCCCAAATGTCCAGAAACCTCTGGCTTTTGTGATAATATACATAACAATACCATAGGGCTGCCGAATTCTTCTAAAcagagatatatttttttttgtgatattcATGCTATTGGCAGTTTTTTCCCCATGCTGCTCCCTACAGCCAGCCAGACAAATATCCAGAAGTGTAAGTTACTTATGATGGAGGCATCCCCTGCTGCTTCTCTGTTCAGTTCTATTTCTTAGTGTCTCCTGCATCAataacagcagggggcgctcatGTTAAAGGTAAACACAGTGGTGTTAAAATTCTGTAAAGTGTTTAGCTAAGAACTGAGCTCAAAGAACATTCTTACCTGATTCGCTGGAGATATGGAAAGGGCTGCTGTACATCTGGAGGAACTCTGCTGGAGTCTGCAGGTCAGGAGAATGGAGGAGGGCACTGACTATTTCCTCCCTGACTAAAAGTCGCTGCAGGTCGCTGTTCAGATCTTGGCTTGTGTTATTGTTCTATGAAGAGAGATATAATGGCTGtcatgtaataaaatgtgcaatgaGCCTAGTAACCCAGAGCATACAATCAGCTGTCTGAATTTActagttacctgtttaaaagcaaaaagtggttgctatgggttactagacccaggCAAAATGCTCTTTGTAGTATATTTCCCCATTTTAGGCAGCCACCCACCCTTGTCCATTATTAAATGGATTCATCACTATGGCCTACGCCTAGCTGAACTGCCGATTGTGGCGCCACAAAGAAATGAGAGCGATTATGGATCTCACCGTCTGTGCATCAGACCAATACACTGCCAGTTTCAGCAGTTGCGCCAGGCATTCCTCCAGCAGGGTTAGTAGCGTTTTATTCAGCACAATGTTGTCCAGGTAAGTCATGGGCAGGCTGACAAGGAGAAATTGCCATTGCAGGAAAAGCCTGGCGGGGATGTAACGTGACATGACAAGGATCTTGGGGTCCTGCAGCAGCGAGCTAGAGAGTCCGGAGAAAGTATTTAGGGTAATAACAGCAACAATTAAATAAATGCTCCTTTCCATTAGGTGATGATAGGGATGTAATTTAGCCCTCCATGACCCCGCATTTACACCTACTGCCTGTGCATTGGCTTGTGACTGTGGGCCCCATGTTGCCTCTGTATTTTTAAAGATGCCCCTGTGATCCAACAGGCTCCAAACTGACCTACAACCTGGCACACATGCCCAGATGGACAGGGAATATGATTGAAAAGGACTGGACCTCCCAACCAAATCTTGGCACATATAGGGCTGCCATAGGGGGATCAGAGAAGTAGAGAAAGGAATAGGAAGGGTAAGTTTGGGGCGGGTTCTGTGGGCATTGAAAGCTTAAGGGGTCTCTGGGATTTACAAGAAATTGCATTGCTGCTAAATTTGTCATTCTGGCCCTGACATGTATTTTACGCCTAGGCCTAGGGGACCTGTCAACCGTAAACATATATGACCAGCTTTAGGGTAATGAAAAGTGTGGGGATTTCAATGGCAAATACCATAGAAAtgaattggggggggggtgcaatttaGAACATCTTGTCTTGTGACTAGTGATTAAACTCCCTCAACTGCCCAGTTTGTCATTATTTATATCTATACCCATGCAAATACCAATAATCGTATTTTGTACCTTATTA
The genomic region above belongs to Xenopus tropicalis strain Nigerian chromosome 9, UCB_Xtro_10.0, whole genome shotgun sequence and contains:
- the tex47 gene encoding testis-expressed protein 47; this encodes MASHRSCSPAPDLLHTNALTLLMDIQHKKFVLHRLFLIAKRSPERADPKDITEHYEGLFHTMAKSRLGEPVSGLLLIYPHCTVHILESSGEALYAIIQDLVQMEQPGAHSLLQDPKILVMSRYIPARLFLQWQFLLVSLPMTYLDNIVLNKTLLTLLEECLAQLLKLAVYWSDAQTNNNTSQDLNSDLQRLLVREEIVSALLHSPDLQTPAEFLQMYSSPFHISSESDQVWPMAQHTHL